From a region of the Rhinopithecus roxellana isolate Shanxi Qingling chromosome 8, ASM756505v1, whole genome shotgun sequence genome:
- the LOC104674017 gene encoding small proline-rich protein 2B: MSYQQQQCKQPCQPPPVCPTPKCPEPCPPPKCPEPCPPPKCPQPCPPQQCQQKYPPVTPSPPCQPKYPPKSK; the protein is encoded by the coding sequence ATGTCTTATCAACAGCAGCAGTGCAAGCAGCCCTGTCAGCCACCTCCTGTGTGCCCCACGCCAAAGTGCCCAGAGCCATGTCCACCCCCGAAGTGCCCTGAGCCCTGCCCACCACCAAAGTGTCCACagccctgcccacctcagcagTGCCAGCAGAAATATCCTCCGGTGAcaccttccccaccctgccagcCAAAGTATCCACCCAAGAGCAAGTAA